The Oncorhynchus clarkii lewisi isolate Uvic-CL-2024 chromosome 29, UVic_Ocla_1.0, whole genome shotgun sequence genome contains a region encoding:
- the LOC139388580 gene encoding solute carrier family 35 member E4-like isoform X3, which translates to MISTDGLSKCEATRRKTGKRPLGEMLHLLSAVIVWLVTGTTISSLNKWIFAVYNFRYPLLLSALHMLTAIVVDFWLIKLRMLQHKGGVDKHKDLTNSAKWKVFLLSLTFCASIAFGNVGLNYVQLSFAQIIYTTTPIFTLAISTLILGKQHHILKYTAMMPICLGASFSIMGEVQYDQTGCFFVFAATMLRGVKTIQQSILLQEEKINSVFLLYLMSIPSFCILAVAALALENWAVLESPMHYDHNLWLFILLSCLGSVMYNLASCCVITLTSAVTLHILGNLSVVGNLLLSQLLFGNEMSALSCVGVALTLSGMLIYQNSEFISDYMDARRDKARALIRGREEDIAGPSQPPQDQQGSRDADGKREDKID; encoded by the exons ATGATTAGCACCGATGGCCTCTCTAAATGCGAGGCGACACGGCGCAAGACGGGGAAAAGGCCACTGGGGGAGATGCTGCACCTTCTGTCCGCTGTCATTGTCTGGCTTGTGACGGGGACAACCATCTCCAGTCTTAACAAATGGATATTTGCAGTGTACAACTTCAGGTACCCCTTACTGCTATCGGCCCTGCACATGTTGACAGCAATAGTGGTGGACTTTTGGCTTATTAAACTTCGAATGCTCCAGCACAAAGGCGGTGTTGACAAGCATAAGGACCTTACCAACAGCGCCAAATGGAAGGTGTTTCTATTGAGCTTGACATTTTGTGCCAGCATTGCGTTTGGCAACGTGGGTCTGAACTATGTCCAGCTGTCATTTGCCCaaatcatctacaccaccacgcCAATCTTCACCCTGGCGATTTCCACCCTTATCTTGGGCAAGCAGCATCACATCCTCAAATACACGGCCATGATGCCCATCTGTCTGGGAGCCTCGTTCAGCATCATGGGCGAGGTCCAGTATGACCAGACCGGTTGCTTCTTCGTGTTCGCTGCGACAATGTTGAGAGGTGTCAAAACCATCCAGCAAA gtATCTTGCTCCAGGAGGAGAAGATCAACTCTGTGTTCCTGCTCTACCTGATGTCCATCCCCAGTTTCTGCATCCTGGCCGTAGCTGCTCTGGCCCTGGAGAACTGGGCCGTGCTAGAGTCTCCAATGCATTATGACCACAACTTGTGGCTCTTCATCCTGCTCAGCTGCCTGGGCTCTGTCATGTACAACCTGGCCAGCTGCTGCGTTATAACCCTCACCTCCGCCGTCACCCTGCACATCCTCGGCAACCTGAGCGTGGTGGGCAACCTGCTGCTCTCCCAGCTGCTGTTCGGCAACGAGATGTCAGCGCTCAGCTGCGTCGGCGTGGCACTCACACTCTCCGGCATGCTCATCTACCAGAACTCTGAATTTATCTCAGACTACATGGACGCACGGCGAGACAAAGCCAGGGCGCTCATTcgtgggagggaggaggacatcGCTGGCCCATCACAACCCCCCCAAGACCAGCAGGGGAGCAGGGATGCCGATGGCAAGCGAGAGGACAAGATAgactga
- the LOC139388320 gene encoding smoothelin-like: MEAGPDEGVAGAVFANETSETNPSDTPSGILNSQQLSAIEDEEVLNKLLDKAVDFDERRMIRAALRDLLKKKREKREKERGSRQDDLRQQALSKAGTGRMGMNRGQTSNHQQRSHMHSQLSASTTNSFTKTTGSMANPAMAPAHQCSPVVAEPNMKNVKQMLLDWCRAKTEPYEGVEIRNFSSSWSDGIAFCALVHRFFPDAFEYSILNPNARKDNFELAFSTAERLADCPPLLDVEDLLRMREPDWKCVYTYIQEFYRCLVEKGLVKTKKKL, encoded by the exons ATGGAGGCGGGACCTGATGAGGGAGTGGCGGGGGCTGTGTTTGCAAACGAGACCTCCGAGACGAACCCCAGTGACACACCGTCAGGCATACTGAACAGTCAGCAGTTATCTGCTATTGAGGATGAAGAAGTCCTGAATAAACTG TTGGATAAAGCTGTGGATTTTGATGAAAGGCGAATGATCCGCGCTGCATTGAGGGACTTGCTCAAGAAGAAGAGAG agaagcgagagaaagagcggggGTCCAGGCAAGATGACCTGAGGCAGCAGGCTTTGAGTAAAGCAGGCACAGGACGGATGGGAATGAACAGAGGCCAAACCAGCAACCACCAGCAAAGATCCCACA TGCACAGCCAACTCTCTGCATCAACCACCAACTCCTTCACTAAAACAACTGGCAG CATGGCCAACCCAGCTATGGCACCAGCCCATCAGTGTTCCCCTGTCGTTGCAGAACCCAACATGAAAAATGTCAAGCAGATGTTACTGGATTGGTGCAGGGCCAAAACTGAACCATATGAG GGGGTGGAAATCCGCAACTTCTCCTCCAGTTGGAGTGATGGCATAGCATTCTGTGCACTGGTGCACAGGTTCTTCCCAGATGCATTTGAGTACTCCATACTCAACCCCAACGCACGCAAAGACAACTTTGAGCTGGCCTTCAGCACTGCAGA AAGGCTGGCAGATTGCCCCCCTCTGCTGGACGTTGAAGACTTGCTGCGGATGCGTGAGCCTGACTGGAAGTGTGTGTACACATACATCCAGGAGTTCTATCGATGCCTGGTGGAGAAAGGCCTAGTTAAAACCAAAAAGAAACTCTAG
- the LOC139388580 gene encoding solute carrier family 35 member E4-like isoform X2, with translation MKKEDEKNMISTDGLSKCEATRRKTGKRPLGEMLHLLSAVIVWLVTGTTISSLNKWIFAVYNFRYPLLLSALHMLTAIVVDFWLIKLRMLQHKGGVDKHKDLTNSAKWKVFLLSLTFCASIAFGNVGLNYVQLSFAQIIYTTTPIFTLAISTLILGKQHHILKYTAMMPICLGASFSIMGEVQYDQTGCFFVFAATMLRGVKTIQQSILLQEEKINSVFLLYLMSIPSFCILAVAALALENWAVLESPMHYDHNLWLFILLSCLGSVMYNLASCCVITLTSAVTLHILGNLSVVGNLLLSQLLFGNEMSALSCVGVALTLSGMLIYQNSEFISDYMDARRDKARALIRGREEDIAGPSQPPQDQQGSRDADGKREDKID, from the exons ATGAA AAAAGAGGATGAAAAGAACATGATTAGCACCGATGGCCTCTCTAAATGCGAGGCGACACGGCGCAAGACGGGGAAAAGGCCACTGGGGGAGATGCTGCACCTTCTGTCCGCTGTCATTGTCTGGCTTGTGACGGGGACAACCATCTCCAGTCTTAACAAATGGATATTTGCAGTGTACAACTTCAGGTACCCCTTACTGCTATCGGCCCTGCACATGTTGACAGCAATAGTGGTGGACTTTTGGCTTATTAAACTTCGAATGCTCCAGCACAAAGGCGGTGTTGACAAGCATAAGGACCTTACCAACAGCGCCAAATGGAAGGTGTTTCTATTGAGCTTGACATTTTGTGCCAGCATTGCGTTTGGCAACGTGGGTCTGAACTATGTCCAGCTGTCATTTGCCCaaatcatctacaccaccacgcCAATCTTCACCCTGGCGATTTCCACCCTTATCTTGGGCAAGCAGCATCACATCCTCAAATACACGGCCATGATGCCCATCTGTCTGGGAGCCTCGTTCAGCATCATGGGCGAGGTCCAGTATGACCAGACCGGTTGCTTCTTCGTGTTCGCTGCGACAATGTTGAGAGGTGTCAAAACCATCCAGCAAA gtATCTTGCTCCAGGAGGAGAAGATCAACTCTGTGTTCCTGCTCTACCTGATGTCCATCCCCAGTTTCTGCATCCTGGCCGTAGCTGCTCTGGCCCTGGAGAACTGGGCCGTGCTAGAGTCTCCAATGCATTATGACCACAACTTGTGGCTCTTCATCCTGCTCAGCTGCCTGGGCTCTGTCATGTACAACCTGGCCAGCTGCTGCGTTATAACCCTCACCTCCGCCGTCACCCTGCACATCCTCGGCAACCTGAGCGTGGTGGGCAACCTGCTGCTCTCCCAGCTGCTGTTCGGCAACGAGATGTCAGCGCTCAGCTGCGTCGGCGTGGCACTCACACTCTCCGGCATGCTCATCTACCAGAACTCTGAATTTATCTCAGACTACATGGACGCACGGCGAGACAAAGCCAGGGCGCTCATTcgtgggagggaggaggacatcGCTGGCCCATCACAACCCCCCCAAGACCAGCAGGGGAGCAGGGATGCCGATGGCAAGCGAGAGGACAAGATAgactga
- the LOC139388580 gene encoding solute carrier family 35 member E4-like isoform X1 — MGITCNCSRCKSEWPFDFRAGDVIHGKQRKEDEKNMISTDGLSKCEATRRKTGKRPLGEMLHLLSAVIVWLVTGTTISSLNKWIFAVYNFRYPLLLSALHMLTAIVVDFWLIKLRMLQHKGGVDKHKDLTNSAKWKVFLLSLTFCASIAFGNVGLNYVQLSFAQIIYTTTPIFTLAISTLILGKQHHILKYTAMMPICLGASFSIMGEVQYDQTGCFFVFAATMLRGVKTIQQSILLQEEKINSVFLLYLMSIPSFCILAVAALALENWAVLESPMHYDHNLWLFILLSCLGSVMYNLASCCVITLTSAVTLHILGNLSVVGNLLLSQLLFGNEMSALSCVGVALTLSGMLIYQNSEFISDYMDARRDKARALIRGREEDIAGPSQPPQDQQGSRDADGKREDKID; from the exons ATGGGCATTACTTGCAACTGTAGCCGCTGCAAGAGCGAGTGGCCGTTTGATTTCCGGGCCGGCGACGTAATTCATGGCAAACAACG AAAAGAGGATGAAAAGAACATGATTAGCACCGATGGCCTCTCTAAATGCGAGGCGACACGGCGCAAGACGGGGAAAAGGCCACTGGGGGAGATGCTGCACCTTCTGTCCGCTGTCATTGTCTGGCTTGTGACGGGGACAACCATCTCCAGTCTTAACAAATGGATATTTGCAGTGTACAACTTCAGGTACCCCTTACTGCTATCGGCCCTGCACATGTTGACAGCAATAGTGGTGGACTTTTGGCTTATTAAACTTCGAATGCTCCAGCACAAAGGCGGTGTTGACAAGCATAAGGACCTTACCAACAGCGCCAAATGGAAGGTGTTTCTATTGAGCTTGACATTTTGTGCCAGCATTGCGTTTGGCAACGTGGGTCTGAACTATGTCCAGCTGTCATTTGCCCaaatcatctacaccaccacgcCAATCTTCACCCTGGCGATTTCCACCCTTATCTTGGGCAAGCAGCATCACATCCTCAAATACACGGCCATGATGCCCATCTGTCTGGGAGCCTCGTTCAGCATCATGGGCGAGGTCCAGTATGACCAGACCGGTTGCTTCTTCGTGTTCGCTGCGACAATGTTGAGAGGTGTCAAAACCATCCAGCAAA gtATCTTGCTCCAGGAGGAGAAGATCAACTCTGTGTTCCTGCTCTACCTGATGTCCATCCCCAGTTTCTGCATCCTGGCCGTAGCTGCTCTGGCCCTGGAGAACTGGGCCGTGCTAGAGTCTCCAATGCATTATGACCACAACTTGTGGCTCTTCATCCTGCTCAGCTGCCTGGGCTCTGTCATGTACAACCTGGCCAGCTGCTGCGTTATAACCCTCACCTCCGCCGTCACCCTGCACATCCTCGGCAACCTGAGCGTGGTGGGCAACCTGCTGCTCTCCCAGCTGCTGTTCGGCAACGAGATGTCAGCGCTCAGCTGCGTCGGCGTGGCACTCACACTCTCCGGCATGCTCATCTACCAGAACTCTGAATTTATCTCAGACTACATGGACGCACGGCGAGACAAAGCCAGGGCGCTCATTcgtgggagggaggaggacatcGCTGGCCCATCACAACCCCCCCAAGACCAGCAGGGGAGCAGGGATGCCGATGGCAAGCGAGAGGACAAGATAgactga
- the LOC139388035 gene encoding inositol polyphosphate 5-phosphatase K-like, producing the protein MDQMQHKQSSTDPARPSGQPGRNTFPAPALPRRPTAQDTSIPSPTGGSGKLPGLASGVRQMPDQVRLEHVQPGSSPAGPVYFSRPRPTALNSSRDSEADMKDKASIPNRIPGPHSSISLSQSPTESSLLSHSPQSPHSTQPYTGQPYLIPQPNLPQPCLTPPSSLSPKPGSSPQSQRTSSPLGAMENQPQIEGEMDHGFRVHIVTWNVGSAVPPDDVTSLFGPHAGDGSTDMFIIGLQEMNSMINKRLKDALFHDQWSELCMDTLSRFGYVLVASQRMQGVLLLVFSKFCHLPFLRGVQTEKTRTGLGGYWGNKGGVSARMMMFGHPVCFLNCHLPAHMRNLEQRMEDFESILQQQQFDGATASGVLDHDVVFWFGDLNFRIENYDIHVVKSAIDSNKLPLLWERDQLNIAKNSESILDGFLEGPLKFPPTYKFDVGTHTYDTSSKKRKPAWTDRILWRLRCTGSPVPTHNAALQRGLTSWLGGATKVVQHSYRSHMGYTCSDHKPVSAVFSLHFPFKVDLPLVTLEYEKEWTKVSDATVRFTVRSNFQRSSWDWVAIYKVGFKHHKDYVAYVWAKADHGSQVTFTEEDLPRDAGEYILGFYSNNMNTIIGVTLPFQIHVPVRSPTAPPVCRSDSSDVSSEDDSTLVLLAPASSRSPSPGKSKHHHCHRRSRSPAHSNTPMPSLQGLSLHPRPLEGLPSSRSPCSAAKKERLVSPQDTLPSPISPLTPRSPVSPGGGVSAPEALIAAILGEHRPTQVTPTGGRSPGKTGETSL; encoded by the exons ATGGATCAAATGCAGCATAAACAAAGCAGCACAGATCCAGCCAGACCTTCTGGACAACCTGGGAGGAATACTTTTCCAGCACCTGCTCTACCCCGGCGACCAACAGCTCAGGACACCTCTATCCCCAGTCCCACAGGGGGGTCTGGGAAACTCCCAGGACTGGCCTCAGGTGTACGTCAGATGCCAGACCAGGTGAGGCTGGAGCATGTACAACCTGGGTCCAGTCCTGCAGGTCCAGTCTATTTCAGCCGTCCCAGACCTACTGCACTAAATTCCTCCAGAGATTCAGAGGCTGATATGAAGGATAAGGCCTCTATTCCAAACCGCATTCCTGGACCACAcagctccatctccctgtcccagTCCCCTACAGAGTCTTCCCTGTTGTCCCACAGCCCTCAGAGTCCTCACAGCACTCAGCCTTACACCGGCCAGCCTTACCTCATCCCCCAGCCTAACCTGCCTCAGCCCTGCCTCACCCCACCATCCAGCCTCAGCCCCAAACCAGGCTCCAGTCCACAGTCCCAGAGGACCAGCTCCCCTCTGGGCGCTATGGAGAATCAGCCACAGATTGAAGGAGAAATGGATCACGGTTTCAG GGTGCACATTGTCACATGGAATGTGGGCTCTGCTGTTCCCCCTGATGACGTCACATCTCTGTTTGGGCCACATGCTGGCGATGGGAGTACAGACATGTTTATCATTGG GCTTCAGGAAATGAATTCTATGATCAACAAGCGGCTGAAGGACGCTCTCTTCCACGACCAGTGGAGTGAGCTCTGCATGGACACACTCAGTCGCTTTGGATATGTGCTG GTGGCGTCCCAGCGTATGCAGGGGGTTCTGTTGCTGGTGTTCTCTAAATTCTGCCATCTTCCATTCCTGAGAGGGGTGCAGACAGAGAAAACACGCACAGGCCTCGGGGGCTACTGG GGTAATAAAGGGGGTGTAAGTGCGAGGATGATGATGTTCGGCCACCCGGTGTGTTTCCTGAACTGTCACCTGCCGGCTCACATGCGGAACCTGGAGCAGCGCATGGAGGACTTTGAGAGCATCCTGCAGCAACAGCAGTTTGATGGCGCGACCGCCTCGGGTGTGCTGGACCACGA CGTGGTGTTCTGGTTTGGGGATCTTAACTTCCGCATCGAGAACTATGACATTCATGTGGTGAAGAGTGCCATTGACAGCAATAAGCTCCCTTTGCTGTGGGAGCGAGACCAG CTCAACATAGCTAAAAACAGTGAGTCCATCTTAGATGGCTTCTTGGAAGGCCCTCTCAAATTCCCCCCCACATATAAGTTTGATGTGGGGACACACACATACGACACCAG CAGTAAGAAGCGAAAGCCAGCATGGACAGACCGTATCTTGTGGCGTCTGCGTTGTACAGGCTCCCCTGTTCCTACCCACAATGCCGCTCTGCAGCGTGGCCTAACCTCGTGGCTGGGTGGGGCAACCAAGGTGGTGCAACACTCCTACCGCAGTCACATGGGCTACACCTGCAGTGACCACAAACCGGTCTCTGCTGTATTCTCATTACAT TTCCCATTCAAAGTGGACCTTCCTCTTGTAACGTTAGAGTATGAGAAGGAGTGGACTAAAGTTTCTGACGCTACAGTCAGATTCACTGTGAGGTCCAACTTCCAGCGCAGCTCATGGGACTGGGTGGCAATATACAAG GTTGGGTTCAAACATCACAAGGACTATGTAGCATATGTGTGGGCCAAGGCAGATCATGGGTCACAG GTGACATTTACAGAGGAGGATTTACCCAGGGATGCAGGGGAATACATTTTGGGTTTCTATAGCAACAACATGAATACTATTATCGGAGTGACGTTGCCCTTTCAG ATCCATGTTCCTGTGCGCAGCCCGACAGCCCCACCAGTATGCCGCTCAGACAGTTCTGACGTCAGCTCGGAGGATGACAGCACACTGGTCCTGCTGGCCCCTGCTAGCTCCCGCAGCCCAAGCCCTGGAAAAAGCAAACACCACCATTGTCACCGCCGCAGCCGCAGTCCTGCTCACTCCAACACCCCCATGCCCTCCCTGCAGGGCCTCAGCTTGCACCCTCGTCCCCTAGAGGGCCTACCAAGCAGCCGCTCGCCCTGCTCTGCAGCTAAGAAGGAGCGCCTGGTCTCCCCCCAGGACACACTGCCGTCGCCCATCAGCCCACTCACGCCCCGCAGCCCTGTGTCACCCGGGGGCGGGGTCTCAGCCCCAGAGGCTCTGATTGCTGCCATCCTGGGGGAACACAGGCCAACTCAGGTCACCCCGACAGGGGGCAGGTCACCAGGCAAGACTGGAGAGACAAGTTTATGA